In Papaver somniferum cultivar HN1 unplaced genomic scaffold, ASM357369v1 unplaced-scaffold_123, whole genome shotgun sequence, the genomic stretch TTATTTCAACTTCATTCAATCTCAATCCTTTAGTGGCTAGCATACTTCTGTCTTCACTGAAATATTTATCCATTGTGTTCCAATTGTTCCAGTAGTCTTGCTTAGTGGATGAAAGTTGATGTTGTGATGAAGAGGCTACATTCATTGTTGTTGTCATATCATCACTAGGTAAGGATGGAGAGTCCAAGAAACCCAACATGTTATGTACTTGTTGAAAAGATGCTTCCTGTGAGCTTTTATCTTCTTGGCTAACTATTTCTTCATTTAATTCTCTCTGAAGGTCAGTGCATGTTACCACAGAAGTAAGAGAACTTGTTGAAGAGGAGGATAATGAGTCTTCTGTCCATTCCATACCTTCTTGCACCATAGCTGGGTGTACTTCTACATTGTCATGCGCATTAGCTTCTTTGTACTGAATGTCAGCTTCATGTTGTTATTGCAGAGCAGCCATGTATGCATCCATTCCAGCTTGATGTAATTCAGCTTGATGTAATTCAACTTGTTGAATTTCAGCCTGTTGATGTGCTAGCTCAAATCTTGTACATTGACTAATCTTATGGCCAAGCAGGTCACAGAAACCACAGAAAAGTGTTGGGAAATTATGGACTTCAAAGTTCACCCCATTGTAAAAGCCAAGAGCATTTTCAACATTAATCGAAAACCGGATTTGTGCTCTAATATTTACTAAGGATTTAACATCGATTGAAAGCCTACCGTCATGATAGCGATGAGGAAAACCAAAAGATGTAATATGACCATCGACAAAAAAGTATCTCCTTAAGTTTTCACTAGTGACTTGCTCGGGGAAGAGATTATGAATGGTGACAAAAAACATTTCCATTGTTGGAAACCAGTTTCTAACATCATCAGTGATTTCTAGCTTTTTGATACAAAAAAGGTCCCCCAAAACTCTTCTAGTATCTAAAGATAAAACACGATTCATCTCATGCTCTAATTTAAAACGaataagaaaaacaacaaatctaCTTTTACTAGTTCTTCTAATAGAAATACCACCCTGAACTTTCCAGAGAAAAATAAGAGCATTCCTAATATCAAAGTTTTTTCGATTAGCAGGAATAGGAGCTATAAACCTTCCAAGTGCAGTGTTGGTCCATAGACGCCTAGTGTTTTGAAAACGATATGAGATTATCTGACTTAACACAAAATCATTTCCATTGCTTAAAATAAGAAAGTTATGAAGTTGATCAGAAAGTTGAGACACATCACCATGCCAAGCACACATGATGATACAAATATAGATAAAATCAGCTTAAAGCCacagagaaagaaataaagaGAATAAAACAATTGACAGGGAAAACAACAATTTAAATTTGCAGAGCATGAGATACAAAACATGGGGTAACAACAAACCCATCTTACATAGTTTAAATAGGGGGGAAATTGATTGAGGCGCAAGTaaatcaaagataatcttcaaaaATTTAGTTTCCAAGGAACTCATGATTACAATTCAGAATAAAAAAACCCTAGATTAGACATGGGTTTAGAGAAAACTCTTCAAATGAGCAACAGATATAAAACACAGAGGGAAATTTCGCCAAATGTCTAATTACTTATAAGAAATTCcattaaactaatcacatgatCCTAATCACATCAAAATAGGGTGAACTTCATACGTTTAATCCCAACACTAGGTTAATGATTACCTGGATTAGCCATTATAGAAGTCTCGGAAGTATCCATATGAAGCGTGTTGGAGTTGAATTAGGGATAGGAAAAGATTTAGTTGCAGAGGGCTTTGTTTTCTCCGTCTACATAAACAATTCTTGTATATCCATATCTGATTAAGAAATGCCAGCGAACAGTAGCCACTAGGGCCTATATACCGCTAATTAGCTACTCATGCGATGGAAAATTCACAAAGATTTATCGTTTTTTACAGGATTTTGATGGATAAAAAGGGAGGATGGGTTCGAACAGGTTATTTTTCGGGTTTTCCGTGGGAAAGCGAAAACGGGTTTGGTACTCTTCTTCTCAATTATATGCCGAAAAAAAACACTCCAccttttgaatttttatttataCACCCATAAACTAAAATCACGGACAAATAAACAGTAAATACTTTAGTTCCCATTTCCAAaccacttcttcttctccatctcatCTCCACAACCCGCCACTATCATCAATCATCatcttctgttttatttttttcttccaatttcgGATTTTATATAAAAATATTCCTCCCCAAAAAATTAGGAATTGTTCTAACAAAATCTAGAAAAAAGCGAACACTAAACCTAATTTTTAATCTTCTGAGAAAATCCTATGGGTAGTGTCACTCTTTCAAATGAAGGAGTGCACTACCAATTTGAGCATATTAGAGGCTGCTATGGGTAGTCTTTAGCCCACTTTTTCTCCAAACCCGTTCATGCACTCGTCCATTTGAACGAGTGGTTGGGAGTGTAACACTAGACGGGGGACTATCCCCCGTCAGCAAAAAGAATAATAAACGAGGGATTGTCTCCCGTTATTTAAAGAATTTATGTCTTGACGAGGAACTGTctcccgttttttttttctttctttacggGGGACTGTCCCCCATTTCATTGGTTTTTAAGAAACAAACGGGAGATTGTCTCCCGTttgatatttgatttttttttagctcAACGGATACATTTCAGACTATAAAACCAACAACTCCAGCACTTTTCTCTTCATTCCACTCCAACTCCAACTCAACTTCATTATACTCTATTTTTGTTTTgaagttttcttcttcctttcgatTAAACACTCTCCATCCATGTCTTCTTCACCAACACCGACTACTTCAACCTAAAAAGCTCAAAAAGCTCGTAGGAagcaataaattaaatttactacGGATGAAGATGTAGCTCTTTGCGAAGCACATATAGCAATAACGGGTGATGGTAGTGTTGGTGTGCATCAAGGAAAAACCAAATATTGGGATCAAATTATTCTATTATTTATCGAGAAAATGAAAGGTAACCCAAATGGTAGAGACAAAACTAGTTTAAAAAACCAAATATATGCTATAAAGAAAGACACTAAGTTATTTGTCGTCGTTCTTAGTAAACTATATCGAGGAGAACGAATAAGTGGTTACAGAGCCAAGCACACGGTAAGTATTTTTGTTTCATACGTATTTCTCATTATGTTTGTAAACGAATACTAATATGATAAGTTTACATTGTAGTTGATACGGGGTCGGTGTGATTTCCACAAGATACATGAGAGACCCTTCATCCTTGATGAGTGCTACGAGATATACAAAAGTGAACCCGGTTATGATTACACCAAATATGTCGATATACCCCCGATACCCCCACCATCCGTGGTCCAAGTTGTTGATGATATTGGTGTCGAGGGTGTCCATGGTGCCGACGGTGTCGAGGAGAAAGATACGAGAGTCGATTGTAATACGAGTGATgctcaagtaaaaaaaaaaggaccTGGGAATAAAGCTCTTAAATAAGCAAAATATCAATGTGGTACCTCAAGTGATTCCATTGAATCCAACTTTAGTGAAACCAATGAGAGAATATTAAGTTATTTTAAAGAGCAAGAAGAACAACTAAAAGAGGAGAATATGAGtcgaatcaaagaaaagaaaaaggcacGTGTAGAAAGAATAATGATGGCGGATATTTCTAAGCTATCTAATGCCGGCCAAGTTTGGCTTGAATGTAAATAAAACAAGATACTAGAGAAAAGGAACTTGATGGAGCAAGAAAGTAGCGAGGATGAGTAATGGGTAAtatgttgtttgttttttcctaGTTATAATTTCCTTTCAATTACGATTGTTTTCCTAGTTGTAATTTCCTTTCAATTAAAATATTGTTATCATGAACAATATGCAATGTAATGAGTCAGTAGGACTCAATATTGATGGAACAAATTTAAGATAACAAGTATTTCTCCAAACAACAAAAGTATCTAAGTTTCAATGTCATAGTCATCCAAATTAACCAAAATAAACACATTGTCCAAACAACCAAAAGAAACTAACTTTAATTACCTTGTTCTTTACGGTTCATCCATTTATTGTGCTTCCTCCGCTTGTTCGTTACCAAACATCTCCCAAATATGATTGGCCAATCTTAGTCGGAGATCATTATACAAGGGTTCATGTTTTAACTCATGATAGTTAACGGCTACGCGAGGTACAATATCACGGTAAACCCTATAGTCCTCATCTCCAAAGGTTCTACATGCCCCATCTCGCCTCTCATTTTTGAATATCATGTTATGCAATACCACACAAGCCAACATTATGAATTTTAAGTCTTCTTCATCCCAAACCAGACCTCTCACTATATGCCATTTTGCTTGTAGAACCCCAAATGCATGCTCAACATCTTTCCGACACGCTTCTTGCATCTTGGTAAAACATTTTTGTCTTTCATTTGTTGGTTTTTTATAAGCTTGCACAACAATGCATAACTTAGGATAGATCCCATCGGCCAGGTAGTAACCCATATCAAATCTTCCACCACCTGCCTGAAAATCAACTTTTGGAGCTAATTCATCAAAGATGCCATCGAACAATGGAGATGTGTTAAGTACATTGAGATCATTATTTGATCCGGGACTCCCAAAATATGCATGCCAAAACCACATATCATAAGTAGCAACCCCCTCCAACACTATAGTCGGTTCACCTTTATAAGATGCATAATATCCCGCACAAGACGAAGGATAATTCTTCCAAGGCCAATACATGCAATCCACACTCCCAAGCATACCCGGAAAACCCCTTGATTTATTCTCGACTGAAATGCGATTAATGTCATCTTGGTTTGGGCTGCGGAAGTACTCCTCACTATAACGCCTAACAATGTTTCTAACAAATCTCTTCAAGTACATATATAGGGTTGTTTTACCCATTCTCACATAATCATCTATGGAGTCGGCCGACTGCCCCGTAGCAAGTAACCTAAGACAAGCTAGAGTTTTCATATGTGGAGAATGACCCGGGATTCCTAGTGCATCTATTCATTGATGCCACTGTGTGACCATTTCACACAAGTCATCTTTAATCTTAAGAAACAATTCTCTTTTCATACGTAAACGGTCATGAAAATTCTTTTCCGAATAAGTGAGTTTACCACCGGTAACATAATCACGCATCATAATAGCATCATGAAGAACCCTATTCATAATAGAAGAACGTCTTCTTCTTACCTCAACCGGTTcgggttgttgagccatgagagcAATTGATTGTTGCCACAATAATGTCCTCACCACCATCGCCTCAttagttcttctccttctccggCGTCTAGAAATGACATTGTCATTCGATTCCGTTGTACctacaaaaaaatttaaaaccaattagGACCACGAAAACGTTGCAAAATAACCAAATTAACATGTAAATAAGCAAAATAACATATCACTTAACCAAAAATAACAAGTAAATCCAAAATAACATTCATTTTTAAACAAGCGAGTAACCAGATTAACATTCATTTTTTAACAAATAAATCTACAATGACATTCATTTTTAAGCCACCAAGTCTACATAATAACATCCATTTTGACCACTTGCTCTAATTCATTAAGTCCGTAAACCACTTTCCACTCCAGGTAGTATTATATGATTGAGGAGGAACTTGATTGGAGGACCCCGGAACTTGCGTTTCATTAACAATATCCGGATAAACTTGATTGGAggaccccggaacttgagtttCATTAACAATATCCGGATGCACTTGATTGGAGGACCCCCCAACAATTAGCATAATAATCTTATGAATTGAAGGAGCTTCGTAGAATTTCATTCTCACTTCGAATCCCTACATTCTCACTTTGAAGCAACTCGTTctctttttcaaggattttaacCCGACTTCGAAGATACTCAAGCTCTACATTCTCATTCTCATTTTGAAGTCTCACATTTTCATACACATAAGAACTTGTTTGCATAAGAGGAGGGTATGGAACATGAAATTGAGCTTGGGATGATGAGGAAATATCGTCCCGATTAAGTTCTCGAACTAATGTAGCCTCATCCTTTGCAAAGTATAGACCAACCGAAACTAGTTTCCACCATTTCTCATACTCTTCAACACTTGCATCTGTGACGGGTGCTCTACAAGTCCTCAAACCTTTGCACTTCTCACATGCTTCCTGATACATATCAACCATTTCTTCTTGTGGAGGTGGGCAAGGCGGAATGACTAATGCACCGGTTACTTGATATGTACATCTCTCTCCCAAGTACCTATAGCCTTTATCTTCTTCAATATCCATGAaaatacatcattttttttttgaaaactttaaCGAATATTTTAGGACTTTGTTATTGGTATGATCACTTCCAAGCCATGGTTGCCATGTCGTTCCTTGTAATGACCATAATTCCAATCGTTTACGAGCAATAGTTATTGAATGTCTTCCCATATCCCTTTGAACTGCCGAAACTCTATCTTTGTTAAACACCTTAATCTTTGGCCACACATCCTCCCAAACCGGTGCATTTCCATCAATTTTAGGATTCAAAGTGTAGAAATAGTAGTGAAACCAATACTACAAAAAAGATATAAAAAAGCAATTAACATATAACATTCATTAAGTCGATATAAACATTTTATGGGTTTCATCAAATTATTTATAAGCATGAGTCATATATACATACCTATAAGATCGTCCACATGtcgttgaaaatattccacttGCGGTTACTAACCTTGCCCAACGATTTGTAAAGACAAGCCAATGTTGGAGTTCCCCAATCAAACTTCTTTATTTCGCTTAAATCCTCAAAGTTACATAACCATACTACCTTAGTGATAGATACACTATTTGGCATAAGCACTTGaccaattaaccacaaaagaaaaACTCGAGTAATTTCCTCCAAATATGGTTCCATTTCGACTTCCTTCACTCCTTTAAGTGTCTTCAACCA encodes the following:
- the LOC113331048 gene encoding uncharacterized protein LOC113331048, with product MGKTTLYMYLKRFVRNIVRRYSEEYFRSPNQDDINRISVENKSRGFPGMLGSVDCMYWPWKNYPSSCAGYYASYKGEPTIVLEGVATYDMWFWHAYFGSPGSNNDLNVLNTSPLFDGIFDELAPKVDFQAGGGRFDMGYYLADGIYPKLCIVVQAYKKPTNERQKCFTKMQEACRKDVEHAFGVLQAKWHIVRGLVWDEEDLKFIMLACVVLHNMIFKNERRDGACRTFGDEDYRVYRDIVPRVAVNYHELKHEPLYNDLRLRLANHIWEMFGNEQAEEAQ